In Fragaria vesca subsp. vesca linkage group LG5, FraVesHawaii_1.0, whole genome shotgun sequence, the genomic stretch ATTCATTTTACCCCCTTGTGGTTTGGGGGTGACTTCATGTTAGTCCCTACATTTTTATTTTCATCAGTTTACCCATTGAACTCTTCAATTTCTGTCTGCGGTGCCCAAATTCTCATATTCCGTTTAAATTGACATTTAATTATCAGCAGTTAAGGTTCGATTTGGACATATAAGGTCCGATTTGCCTAAATTCTAGATACTGACCTCACAGTTAAGGTTAAAATTATCAGCAGTTAACGTCCGATTTGGACATAATATAGGACATTTGGTCACGCTTGAGAAAAATTCAAAAGTTTGAGGGGTAAACTGATGAAATTAAAAGTATAGAGATTAACATGAAGTTACTCCCAAACCTCATGGGGTAAACTGAATTTAATTCTAAATTAAATACATGAGCTTGGATGAGGGAAAGCACACCCATCAATATTTCCATATCCTCCTTTCAGACTAGTTAGCTCTAGCTATAGTACTTAAGAGTTAAGAGAGCAGTTACAACTAAGAACTTAAGGCGATCATGGGTAGCATAGCAACAAGGTGGAAGGCTCTGAGCGGCCAGGACGAGTGGGAGGGTCTATTAAACCCTCTCGACATCGATCTCCGCCGCTATATCATTCACTACGGGGAAAGGGCTGGAGCGATAGCCGTGGTGAACGAGCCAAAATCGAAGAACTACAGACTTCCACGATACGCGAAGGAAAATTTGTTCTCAAATATGGGATTGGAGAGTGGCAATCCATACAAGTACATGGTGAATAAATATTTGTATGCAGCCCATATGACATTTTCGTTACAGAAATCAAACTTTCTGGGTTATGTTGCGGTGACAACAGATGAAGGAGCCAAAGTGTTGGGGAGGAGGGATATTTTGATTTCTTGGAGAGGAACCCAATTGGTACATGAGTGGGATGTCGACAAGGAGACCGATTTAGTCTCAGCTTCTCACATTCTGGGAGAGGAGAATGATCCTCTGGTGCACCAGGGTTGGCTTTCCTATTACACTAATATTGACCTTCTGTCCCCGCACAATCAACTTTCTAGTTGCAGAGATCAGGTATTTTTCTTTATTTCTCTTTGAATTCATCAAAAATTGACACAATCAGATCGGATTAAGCTAGCTAGTCCGCACCATGTTAATTTTTCATACATTAATCTGGATAAGCTAGCTCCATGCCAGTAGTATAAAATGTTTTGACACATATATATACTATATATCTATGAACGAGCCAGCTAGCTAGGACTAATTAGAGAAGTCTTGTTAAGTAATTAACACAGTAACGTCATATGACATATATACAAGTACAAATGTGCTTAACGTAGAATTACATATCCTAACAACTAAAAAGTTTTACATTAATTTCTTTTTGACTTCTCAGGCTGTAGCTGCACTTAAAGAAATACTAGATGAATACAAGGATGAAGAAATCAGCATTACCATCACTGGTCACAGCATGGGTGCTGCCATGGCAATTTTAAACGCAGCCGATATTGTTCATAACGGATACAATAAACTGGCATGTCAACCAAACAAGCTCATTCCTGTCACAGCCATTGTGTTTGCTTGCCCCCGTCTCGGAAACAAGGGTTTCGAAAATGTATTTTCCGGTCTCGAAAATCTTCACGTCTTGCGTATAACAAATGACCAAGATATAGTCCCTAACTTACCAGATCTGGAGGATTATGCTCATGTTGGAAAAGAGTTGAGAATCGACACTCTCAAGTCGCCGTTCTTGAAAGTAATTCCTGATACTCTTGTCACAGAAAGAATTGGTAATTTGCACAACCTGGAGGTTTACTTGCATGGAGTTGCAGGGACACAAGGAGTCAAAAGTTCTGGTTTCAAGATGGAAGTTGATCGTGATCTCGCGCTGGTAAACAAGCATATTGATGGGTTGAAGGATGAACATAATGTAGTTGCTCAGTGGTGGACGGAGAAGAATAAGTCTATGATCCAAAAGGATGATGGATCTTGGGTGTTGGATGATCACGAGGAAGATGCGACTATATGTTTAGTCTAGGAATCCAGTTTTAAATAAAGCTCATTCGGATAAGGTATATATCCTACCTCTGGTTAATTTGGTTTGTTGCTCGGGAAGGGGGCTGGAACCTCCGTTCTCATCATGTTGTTTCATTCTTGTACTTGTTTAATTCAGCCCTATCAGCATGTACTTAAGTCTTTCTATATTGTAC encodes the following:
- the LOC101304198 gene encoding phospholipase A1-IIgamma-like produces the protein MGSIATRWKALSGQDEWEGLLNPLDIDLRRYIIHYGERAGAIAVVNEPKSKNYRLPRYAKENLFSNMGLESGNPYKYMVNKYLYAAHMTFSLQKSNFLGYVAVTTDEGAKVLGRRDILISWRGTQLVHEWDVDKETDLVSASHILGEENDPLVHQGWLSYYTNIDLLSPHNQLSSCRDQAVAALKEILDEYKDEEISITITGHSMGAAMAILNAADIVHNGYNKLACQPNKLIPVTAIVFACPRLGNKGFENVFSGLENLHVLRITNDQDIVPNLPDLEDYAHVGKELRIDTLKSPFLKVIPDTLVTERIGNLHNLEVYLHGVAGTQGVKSSGFKMEVDRDLALVNKHIDGLKDEHNVVAQWWTEKNKSMIQKDDGSWVLDDHEEDATICLV